The Denticeps clupeoides chromosome 4, fDenClu1.1, whole genome shotgun sequence genome segment ttgttTTTATGCTTAAAACGATTGACTTCATTGTGCATCGACTTGAGTTTAAATAGCTGTGTCAAAAGACTGTAAAATGTTGATTTGAAATAATACCTTCAGGAAAGTAATAATTAATCACACtctgcaaataaataataataattattattattattatagtattattatAGTAAGCAAATAATTACAGAATAATtagttgtcatgatccggaccggcagtggttactccggatccggagttcggaccggagtttcatgttagtctcgtgtaatgttccaaCGTGACATTAGTATTAAGTTGGAGTAGGTTTTACACCCAATAAACAATGCATTGCCAAATCTTCAAAACTGATAATTGACATTGCAAAAGTATACCATAAACGTCCTGTGATGGGAGTGCACTTCAGGTAACTGCTTGTTATTGATGTGGATATGGACGTTACatttcacacatacactcttACCTTTATTTTCAACAAGTGAAAATTGATGTCTGTATTTCCACTTTTGCAATCACCATTGCTGTGTCTTCTGTGCATGTTATAGGAGTGTGTTAACACCcacccacctctgcctctggtATACCATGATGTTTGATTCAACCTTATCCTCACCCCTCCCCTCATCCCTCGccattgaaaagaaaaaaattaactttttcAGTAATGCTCTTATTTTAACGATGTCATACCCATCAAACGCTATCAGTGTATGCCACATTAAATTAACCATTTTCAGATAATGTATAATTATCTGTGCTGCTTGAATTCATATTACAGCAAAGAGCAGCCATCATGAATAAATGTGCTTGACATTTGGCAGACTGAGCTTAAATAGATTACTAATGcatccacttaaaaaaaaatctaaattaatttaTGCACCTTGAAGTTTTCGATGAAGCCACCACCTCCCTCTGGTACACCCTTTCCGCTCTCACTGAGCGAGAGAGAAGATGTTGGAtgttctcccagcatgcactgagAGTGGGTGGAGAGCTCTGAATACAATCCTTCCAACAGCGATAAACGAGTGCGCAGCTTGGAGAGAAAACATGCAGTGATTACTTAATTGTTAAAGACCTAATCCGTACAAAGCTTAGAATCACTTATAACTGCCTTAAATTCTACGGTGATTTATTTTCTTCACTCACTGTTAATGTGCTACTCGTATTATTCTAACATTACTGCCACTCATGTACTCAAATAGCTAAATCTTCTGTTTGTGTTATTACCTCCAGTCTGCTAAACCGTTCAGCCTTATAGCAGGAAATCTCAGCATTAATGAGTTTAGTCAAAAGGAATTCTCTTAGAATTGAACCctacagaaagagaaagagagaacagTTTGAAAACATTACTCTTGTAAATGCTATACATATACCTTTTCAGAATGATGCCACAACATTGAGACATCTTCCTATTATGTACTTCTTATAGTAATACATATTACTGTGCATTTTGACAACATTGAATGACTTCTTTAACCAATatataagctttttttttacatttatttgaccTTGATGTTTTGTGAGTTAAATGTATGTTGGGAATcatttagggctgcaacaacgattcgattaaatcaataaaaatcgaataataaaagagttggcaatgaatttcctaatcgattcgttgtcaCGCGACACGAAgatatttgattattaaaaaaaaaaaactttagttgaGCGCGGAGTGGAGtaaacacactcggtctctctcgcacacagatgctagcagagtttggcgcctcatagacagcgcggagcaaaaataaaaaaaaaaacgagtggaggtagaggaaagatacatggcAGAGGAAGAGAAATATGCACGACCCAAGTCATCCAAGGTGTGCTAGCATTTCAcactaaataaacagaaaaaatgtgcaaaatatgcaaaagcgacatggcatggcattggagcaccacggcaatgatccagcacctgaaacgcaaacatgtttgatgaggaggaagggagttcagcagcagggtaagtcactacagaatcctacttttgttccgctgtgaaatgagattatatctcattaagattagttttcttaccccattggcagataattttgcttgttttaagcaaaaaatcacttaattctgaggTGTTTtctcagaaaacaagacataatttcttatgctatttcatgtgtctagtaaatgtatctcgatttaagattttttagatatttggactgaaaacaggacaaaactactaagttagaaaagaattttttgcagtgtatattctgtgctttggtcatcttaagctgtgtttaaatgtggtgtataaatgaacgTTGCACTTACcacattgatggtaataatttaatgaataagcttcaagtgagagagagagagtgtgtgtctgtgtgtgtgtttgtgtgagagtaTGTGAGTTTGTGCATCTACAGTGGAGTGTAGAGAActatttctgacattcaaacaaatcctgttaaattttctgatttgtattgttctttattttgtttagaaattatttatcgttctggcagctcaggtggaactttatttaaaaaatatatttggcagatgtaaagcatacatgtgtatgttttttgtgttagtccattttaattttattttattattattataacagctcaaggagcaacatgtttgtgcactttctaaagattttagttctgtttttgaataatgaatgctttggaaatgaattcttttcatgttttttgttttttattgacagattaatcgattattaaaataatcattagttgcagccctagaatCATTGCTCTGCAGAGGGCACCCAAATGACCTACCTCAGTGAAAATAGGAGGAACAGGGAGAGGTGGACCAAAGGGAGGGACATCAGCTCTGGCTGTGACTGAAACCTCAAAAAAGGTAGCAGAGAATCTTAACATGTGGTTCCTTTTCAGGAAACCCACTGTGATAAGCATTACTCTTACgtagattgaaaaaaaatgaagtcctGATGAACGAAATGAGTGATTAAAATGACatcttaaagcacttatgtGAGTCACTCAGGATATgcacatctgccaaatgctgtaaatgtaaatactatacagataaaattaaaataataaaatttctAGCTCTAATCCAGTTTCAGTAgcatcaacaacaacactgGATTCAGCTTTTTCTCAGTCTTTCCACTTGTATCTCACCTGGAATGCTCCCCCATCATCCAGGTTTCCAGCTTTAGTCCTTCTGACTGCGATAAAGCAGTGCAGAAAGTGTGAGGTGATGACATCAGAGATGAATGGGGTGTGTCCTTCCTGGTATACTAAAGCAACAATGTCATTCCCAATGTGCCGCTTCCTCTGCagctaaaaaacaaacaaacaaacaaacaataaagactAAATGTGAAATCAAGCTAAATCTGCAATTCCTAATCACTGAGTGTAAAAAACATGGGCACCATTCCAAAAAATGTACCAGATGTGGAATCAATGTCTCAGGTAGCAATGTACAGCTCCAGCAAAGTGTCTTCTtacaaataatgtttaaaaaatttccAGGCCAATGAAACATATTGGGATGAACAGTAAAAAAACAGTACATCAgtcagccagcaggggcgctagaACTTTGGTAGAATAAATCTTTCTCCATGTTTTTACAGTGAAAGGGgatatgtaatgtgtttttacatgtttgCACCTGCTGAGCATCTCCATCGGTGAAGGGCAGTTTTGTGGCCACATgaaacataatttcccttccatGAAAACTTGTAAATACCGCCTCACATCCTGTTTGTCCATGACACACATCCAGACCTCCTCTGAAACTGAGAGATGCAGTTCATTCTGTACAGCAGAATCCCAGTGAATGCATTTCCTGCCATGGTGTAGTTAGGTCCCAGTGGTCCTCACTGGTGTCCCAAATGCTGCAAACCTACCCAGTAAAACCTTGCAGCTTCACTGTCTGGCCCAGAACGGAGAGGAATTCCAGAAACTCCTCACTCTCTTCGTTGTTACTTAAAATATCTGCCTCTGTTAtctaaaagaggaaaaaaaagagtgagagGGTGAGACCACAGAATGATGCATTATTTTTCCTAAATCAGTGTACTCGGTTATGTTAACACACAGCCTCGCTGTAATTTTCCATTAGAAAGACCATGGCCGAATATGTGGAAAAGGCATCATTCACATTTTGTGCTGGAAGAGGGTTGTGATCAGTGATAATCATTACCTGGCCTTCTTTTTGATATAAAACACCAAACTTGAAATTCTGAGACACCCTGTGCTCATCAAATGCTGTAATCAGTTCAGGGGCCTGGAataagagacagacagagagagcagcATATCACTAGTCTTATGTTCTATTAGCAACAAGAATTCAGACAAAAGAAGTGTTGTGAGGCCTGTACCTTCAGGTAACACACTGTTTCAAATCTGGATATGGTCACATTTTCACAAAGCATCTATCAAAGAGATTCAAAACAACACATAGCTTCACTGAACAACCAACAGGTCAAAACAGGGTATTACACACAGGGCATGTAACGCATTTGTTTTATGTCTGTTGTGCAGTACAGAAATATTCAAATTATCCATGAAGTGAATTCTGAAGGTCAATTAAAGGGTAGTTTGTTCAACTTGTCTTGCTATACTTATATAGTGCCAGGGAAGTGTATGACCCATTTTTTGACTTAGTAGTGGTTTAGAGATACCTTAGCTAACTCCACGGCTGTAGGAAGCTGCTGGAACAGCAACAAGGAAAAGGTACCATGCAGAGAACATTCCTTCATtctgaaatgacatttaattttaatttaatgtacaCTGCAATTGTACATAATATcagcaaaattattttttttatatatgattCCACTGAAAATTACAAACATTGTTTGGAAAAGTAGAACCTTAAAATAACTCTTAGtcttttctcttcctcctcgATACATACAGAGAGGATGAGAGGGCCCAAAGCAGAGTCCAGAGCAGTGAATGAGTGATGAtactgaaaaagagaaaataaaaatagccACACTTTATTTTATGGCCTTTAGTAGAGTCTGTAAATAGCATGTATTTGGTTAGCTTTGGATTTGTGTTGGGATTTATGGTAATTACATgatgtttcatttttgtttcactGTATGTTTGTACATTATgatatagataaataaatacatagattCATGCAGCATCATGTATTACCAAATAAATATCATCAATAAAGCATGGTTCCTGTAAATAACAAATGGTGACTGGTCATTCAGTTGAAAAGGACAGATGAACTGATTTCAACAGAGCAGGGCAGACTGACTCTGTGCCTGAAGTACTGTTGGTAAATCTTGGCCTCGCTGTCCCGCTCCATGATATCATAGCTTTCCAGACTTAAGGCTTGCTGGGACAATGTGGGAGAGGTGGCAGCACACCTCTGCAAGGGTGGATCGGTCCAGTAGCCACCAGATCTTGGGGGCAAAATGAGGGGGAGCATTTCCCCAAGCTTCAGCTGGAATACAAGATATGATGTACAAGTGATGTACACTGATAAAACATAGACCTTCTTGCAACAATATGAACAAATGAATCTATTTTACCTATACTCTAGACATCCTGCAAACTCACTTTAAGCTTTGGAGGAAACTCACAGCGTTGCTCATCCAGTCTACTGCCCTTAATATACAAGGAAAACCACACACAATACTTCACACCACTGAAAGCTGTCCCAAATTCCACATTCTAAAGAAACAGATAAACACTCAAATAAATTAAGTACCTGGAGCTTTGCAATCACCTCAAACAGCTCTGAAACCTTCAATGAGACAGAAGTGCAAGTTGAAATTAATAAAGGACAATGCAGGacattcataaaataatatttcttaataTGAATTAATACCTTCTGAGAGGAGGGAGCCGGAACAACTGGTTTAGGCTCACTGGTAGGTGAGTCCATGATGTCCAGAATGCTATGCTCCAGGGACTCTTGACTGCAGCAACAGGTGAACccagaaaaaaatcactttgtgctggaaaatttcactttgtgctgGAAAGTATGCCAGCCAAGACTGAAAATGACACCTTTGTGCAGTATTTCTTACCGTGTCTCATTCTCACAAATAAATTTATCCACCCTGTAAAACAGCGAGAGCAGAAGACAAAGAAATGACAGCTACATGTAAATTTCTCAGACTGATAGGAGCACTCACCCTCCATATGCTCCAAATGTAAAACTTCTCTTCCTGGAGAACAACTTGTCAGTCCTTTTCTCTTTGTCCATGCCTGTATGctggtttgtgtgtatgtgtgggacTTTTTCCGGTAATGGCAGCGTATTAGCGAGTGTTATTAGCCTGttcttccctctctcccccttAATGTCCCTCCTTCCTCTTCTGCCCCCCGCGTCTTTCACTTTTAAtctctctgtgcttccttccctaTTGTATGTGtgcttcacacacatacaataaatTTGGATACTGAGATATGCCTTTACTATTAAGAATTTGTGCCCCAAAAAATCAGCATGGAATATAAGAGGAATGTCAGGTAGGGGAATGAATGGTAGGCAGAATCCTTCTGGGGACCTGTTACCCTTTCAGTCAGTAAGGATCATCAATTATTGACAGGCCTTGCTGTGAGAGGAGCACAAGACAGCATGAGAGTAAAGGGGAGGGACAGAAAGAGAATAGGCATGGGACTGGAAAATAGGTACTGCGCACTCAAAGTACCTATTCTAAatattccatttagaataaagaTGACCCTGGGGGCCACATGTTGTACCCACAATCCATGCTTTGTATAGTCACTCTGTGGAATACATCTTATGTATTTCATAGTGTCTAGAGTCACCAGTCTGGtgtcatgcatcacatgcatTGCTATTCATAGATCTTTTTCTGTTAAGatttattgggattttatttttctttcaagAACATCTTAGAACTTGTTTGGGAAtaaacattttcacatatttcacaAAGAGGTATATTATtcgttaatatttaatataaaatgtgatATCCTTTTTAACTTGATGGCATGTTTTGCAGGCGGGTCCGGGTGATCAAAGTGGGTGGGGCTTGTGCGCTCCGCTACCTGCCAATCATCGTCCCTCTCCTCTCCATTCGCCCTTCTGTTCGAAAAGCGCGGAAGTCACTTCAAAGGGACGTTTCACGATTTAAATTGAAAGCGTTCACATTTTCTTGGTTAGTTTATTCGCTAGTACGAATACAGTTGTGGTCAGAGTAATTATCCGACATCGAGATTTCCGTTCAGATTTCAGCTTGCAGTTATCTGAAACAAAATAGCCAAGTCGGTAGCTGACCTGTTTTTCCCTAGTTTTAAAAACTTGGAATCTGACGGTTTCCTTTAAAAAGTTTAGGTTAACGTGTGGCTGGTGAGGGCAGCTGCCTTAGGCTGGGTCAAATAAGCAGAAGCGATGCTACGGACATCCGTGTCTGGCGGGCTAGTACTAGCAACGTCCACTCTGGGATAAAATTCGTCCGTCAGAGCTGCAGTCGTGTTTTTCCCCACTGAACATACCAGTCCAGTTGGATTcaactttgttttttgtttctgtgcctGCGAGGTTGTTCTACAGTAAAGGTAACAATGAATATCTACCGTTGCTAACATGCTAAAGCTAAGTTTAAGCCAGGAGAAAAGCACCTTGCTGTTGCTGTTCACCATGTCAAGTGTTACTACTGTTTAATTACTGAAGTATATTGTTATAAATCAAGGAAAATCCATGTCACCGATCACTTTGTGCTACAAAGTACTTTATCGGTATAATCGGTCGGTGTCGCGCTTGGTCATGTTGTGATGTGGTTCTTGTTGTGCTGTGCAGGTTGCAGCCGGCATGACTCTGTCCTTCTGTTCCCACGCACATAGCACAATGCATAAGGAGTATGGCATGAAGGAACGGGACAAGCGGATTCTTAAGGAGCGCTCCGTTGTTCTTTGCAGAGAAATGGTGGTGGAAGAAATACTCATTCAGACTCTCCAAACCAGGGGCATTCTGACCAACAGCATGGCAGAGGAGATTCTGGTAATTTTCACCATCAGCTTTGGATAAAAGATGCCAAATGAACATAAACTTTCTTTCTACAAGTATAGTCCTCTACACAACGAGCACCGAAGACAAACCCTGCATGTTCTGGTGCCATTAATTTTAAACTGATGTTATGGTGTTACGTTATAGAAGAAGAAGACTAATGAGAAGCGAAGCTGGCAGCTGTTGCTCCTCTTGCCCAAGCGAGGGCCTAAAGCCTTTAACAGCTTTTGTGCTGCACTGAAAGAAACAGAGCAGCTGCACCTATATGACCTGCTCACTGAGTGCTGCCCCAGCACAGGGGTGAGTGGgtgtggtctctctctctctctctctctctctctctctctcacacacacacacacacacaaacacacaaagtcaGTGAGTCACGCAACTTTGAACTAAATCTGAATATCTTGCACAAACCATTAAAGAAACCAGTATCATTACAAACCTGTTTTGTAAGGGACTACTCCCTTCTGGgattcggaccagagtttcatgtttgtcctgtgctggcgaggcagtagatatggaacgatggctggacatgacgtggaagaaggatgcatacacacaacgtcatgaaacagggggttaatacatggtgaacaggaaaGGGGAGACAGCAAGTAACAATGACTcgatggcaaacagacacagactttatacaatcatatatAGGTGAAAATAATCCTTgaccttccggaccggatcattaCATTTGTAACAGATTTTTCTGCTTTGTAATAATTAGCTATACCGAATAGTAAATTGAACCTGTTTGACGTGCATCTTtagagaaaagaaacaaaaatgaagtGGACATTATATACGAACATTGTGTGTCATCAGATATGtctgtttcttttgtctgtAGAACTTTGCGGATCATTTTTCTCTGTACCCACAAGACTGTGGTGTGCCTGCCAAGAGAGCCAGAACTAATGGTGAGAAGGCTGTCTTAATCTGTAATAATTCATACATGCTCACATAATTCAAATTTGGGATTTGGACGCTGTTTCAGTGTGTTACTTTTGCTGACCTAAAAATTTGGCCTGGTACttttatttatacaattatTTTGAGGGATCACAGATGTGTCATGCGTATGTCACACTGTTCAAGTAATAACTGAGTTATAGATTCTTTAAATTGGCACTGAATACTGCCATTGTGGAGCAGTTCTCTTCTCTAGCTGTCTGTGTGATCAGTGTATTGGGGGACTACTTCAtagattgtttttattgtacattGCCTTTCAGAATCAATGGAGGCGAGCTTAGATGCTGACAGTCCTGCCACCATTCCTGTGCAGCCCTGCACACAAGAGTTCTACCTGTCTCACTGGCAACAGGTTGTGCACCTACCTGTACTTTTAAACTAGATTTAAAATATGACTAATAAAGATTATTAACTCCACAGCACTCCAAAAATCAGCACCATCGCACTTTCAGTATATTTTTACTGCAGTAGTTAAATGGAATTTGTCTGGACCTATTGCTGGATTGTTTAAGAGTTAATAACGAGTTAATTAGTAGTTAGGTAGCTATGTTGTTCTAATGcatggctgtttttttgtattcttgGCATCACTCACTTTCTGGCAGGCAT includes the following:
- the rap1gapl gene encoding rap1 GTPase-activating protein 2 isoform X2; amino-acid sequence: MCVKHTYNREGSTERLKVKDAGGRRGRRDIKGERGKNRLITLANTLPLPEKVPHIHTNQHTGMDKEKRTDKLFSRKRSFTFGAYGGVDKFICENETRQESLEHSILDIMDSPTSEPKPVVPAPSSQKVSELFEVIAKLQGSRLDEQRCEFPPKLKLKLGEMLPLILPPRSGGYWTDPPLQRCAATSPTLSQQALSLESYDIMERDSEAKIYQQYFRHRYHHSFTALDSALGPLILSVCIEEEEKRLRVILRMKECSLHGTFSLLLFQQLPTAVELAKMLCENVTISRFETVCYLKAPELITAFDEHRVSQNFKFGVLYQKEGQITEADILSNNEESEEFLEFLSVLGQTVKLQGFTGFRGGLDVCHGQTGCEAVFTSFHGREIMFHVATKLPFTDGDAQQLQRKRHIGNDIVALVYQEGHTPFISDVITSHFLHCFIAVRRTKAGNLDDGGAFQVSVTARADVPPFGPPLPVPPIFTEGSILREFLLTKLINAEISCYKAERFSRLELRTRLSLLEGLYSELSTHSQCMLGEHPTSSLSLSESGKGVPEGGGGFIENFKRAIRVRSHSFDTLGVPKKSNQAGGAQKLNTSDKEGESDPSNSKTSGPAHLLNNPVYSEFKGQSSPQEEE
- the rap1gapl gene encoding rap1 GTPase-activating protein 2 isoform X1 translates to MCVKHTYNREGSTERLKVKDAGGRRGRRDIKGERGKNRLITLANTLPLPEKVPHIHTNQHTGMDKEKRTDKLFSRKRSFTFGAYGGVDKFICENETRQESLEHSILDIMDSPTSEPKPVVPAPSSQKVSELFEVIAKLQGSRLDEQRCEFPPKLKLKLGEMLPLILPPRSGGYWTDPPLQRCAATSPTLSQQALSLESYDIMERDSEAKIYQQYFRHRYHHSFTALDSALGPLILSVCIEEEEKRLRVILRMKECSLHGTFSLLLFQQLPTAVELAKMLCENVTISRFETVCYLKAPELITAFDEHRVSQNFKFGVLYQKEGQITEADILSNNEESEEFLEFLSVLGQTVKLQGFTGFRGGLDVCHGQTGCEAVFTSFHGREIMFHVATKLPFTDGDAQQLQRKRHIGNDIVALVYQEGHTPFISDVITSHFLHCFIAVRRTKAGNLDDGGAFQVSVTARADVPPFGPPLPVPPIFTEGSILREFLLTKLINAEISCYKAERFSRLELRTRLSLLEGLYSELSTHSQCMLGEHPTSSLSLSESGKGVPEGGGGFIENFKRAIRVRSHSFDTLGVPKKSNQAGGAQKVKLNTSDKEGESDPSNSKTSGPAHLLNNPVYSEFKGQSSPQEEE